A window of Bradyrhizobium sp. AZCC 1719 genomic DNA:
GCATGCGCTGCTGCGCCTGGCCAAGCAGGCCGGAAGGAAAGTCGATGCCGGCGTCGAGATCGACTTCCCCATCAGCCGGCAGGACGTCGCCGAGATGACGGGGACGACATTGCATACCGTCAGCCGGATTCTCAGCGCGTGGGAGCAGCAGGGACTGGTCGAGGGCGGCAGGCAGCGAATTGTTTTGCGCGATGCGCACAGGCTGCACGGCCTCGCCGAAGGCGATGAAGCCGCCAAGGTGCGTAAGCCCGCCCCCTAGGCCGCTTTCGCCATATCCTGAAGCTTCGACAGGAACGCCGCCGCGTCGACGCTGTGTTCATCGCATGCTTCATCGACCGAGTGGAAGGTGGCGATTGGACAGCCGACACACCGCATCCTGAACTCGAGGAAGACGCGTATCGTCGATGGCCAACGACGCATCACGTCGTCAACCATCAGATCCACCGTCGGTACTGCATGATTCTTCATGCAACGACCTTAACCTGGCGGTTACCTAGTCCTCTTTGTTCGCGCGCAAATTCCCGAACAGTCCCCTTCCTCGCTCAAGAAAACGTCTTTCCTTGTTCCAGCGCAAAGAGTCTCGCCGCCACCTCGCTAATGATGCACGCGTCGAATTGGAACGCACGAAGCGATGGAGAGCATCATGCTGACGAGAAGGACTGCTTTAATGGGTGCCGCTATCGCGGCGCTGATGATGACCGCACCAGCCGTGGCAGGACCGGCAGACGATCTGAAGCTGCCGCGCAAGAAGGTCGAGCTGGTGGCTCCGCCCTTCGTCCACGCCCATGAACAGGCGACCAAGACGGGACCGAAGATCGTCGAGTTCAAGCTGACGATCCGCGAGAAGGAAGTCGTGATCGATCCTGCCGGCACGAAATTCCATGCGATGACGTTCGACGGATCGATGCCGGGACCGATGATGGTGCTCCACGAGGGCGACTACATGGAGCTCACGCTGGTCAACCCCGCAACCAACAGCATGCCACACAATATCGACCTGCACTCGGCAACCGGTGCGTTGGGTGGCGGCGCACTGACTCATGTGAATCCCGGCGAGCAGGTTGTGCTGCGCTGGAAGGCAACCCGGCCCGGCGTCTTCGTCTATCACTGCGCGCCGGAAGGCATGATCCCCTGGCACGTCGTCGCCGGCATGCACGGCACGGTGATGGTGCTGCCGCGCGACGGCCTGAAGGATGCCGACGGCAAGGCGCTACGCTACGACAAGATCTTCTACATCGGCGAGAACGAGCTGTATGTGCCGAAGGATGCGAACGGCAAATACAAGACCTATGAGACCATCGGCGAATCCTATGGCGACACGATGGAGGTCATGCGCAAGCTGATCCCGAGCCACGTGGTGTTCAACGGAAGTGTCGGATCGCTCACCGGCAAGAACGCGCTCACCGCCAAGGTCGGCGAGACCGTCATGCTCGTGCATTCGCAGGCCAACCGCGATACCCGTCCTCACCTGATCGGCGGGCATGGCGACTACGTCTGGGAAGCCGGCAAGTTCAACAACCCGCCGCAGAAGGATCTCGAGACCTGGTTCATTCGCGGCGGCTCGGCCGGCGCGGCGCTCTACACCTTCCGCGAACCCGGTGTCTACGCCTACGTCAACCACAACCTGATCGAGGCCGTCGAGCTCGGCGCCACGGCCCACATCAAGGTGGAAGGCAAGTGGAACGAGGACCTCATGAAGCAGGTCACCCCTCCCGGCCCGATTCCGCCTGACAAGGTCGGTGCCGCCGACCCGGTGGCCGTCACCCGCTAGGTGGAGCCGAAACGACGGCCCGCGGTTCCCGCCGCGGGCCGTCGCACGAGGAGACGACGTCATGATCATTGTGATGAAAGTGAAGGTGGCAATGCTCGCAGGCGCGTTGGCCGCGCCGATCCTGGCAACCGCGTTCGCGCCCACGCCTCAGTCCGACACGGACGGAGTCCTGCGCCTGGCATCCACTTCCTTCAGCTACCGCGCCGCCGGCGATTTCTCGCGGAACGGCCGGCCGGTCGAAGGACCGCTGCGCGGACACCGCCTTCCCGCCGATCTCGTCGTGATGAAACGGCAGGTCACGGTCGCCGAATACGCGCGTTGTGTCGACGAAGGCGCCTGTCCGCGTATCGGCGCTTCCGCAGGCGCGCAGAACGTTCCCGTCGTCGGCGTCAGTTGGCACGATGCCTCGGCCTATGCCGTATGGCTGTCGCGCAAGACCGGTATCATCCATCGCCTGCCGACCGACGAGGAGTGGACATTCGCCGCCGCCGAGAAGGCACGCGACGAAGCGATGCCGCTGGTCGATCCCAGCGATCCCGCACAGGCCTGGATCGCCCGCTACGAAACCGAATCCGCCCGCGACCGGCCGGCCGCAACGGCCGCGCAGCCGGGAGGCACGTTCGGCACCAACAGCAACGGACTGGATGATCTCGCCGGCAATGTCTGGGAGTGGACGAATAGCTGCTTCGTCCGCGTTTCGCTCGAGGGTGAACGCGAGCGGATCACCAACACCAATTGCGGCGTACGCGTCGTGCAGGGAGCCCATCGCTCCTACATGACCGACTTCATCCGCGACCCCAGGTCCGGCGGCTGCGCCGCCGGCGTTCCGCCGACCAATCTCGGCTTCAGGCTCGTCGTCGAACCCTCCCAGTCGGTCGCTGCGACTGCCGTCCGCGGTGTCGCAAAGCTGCTGCGACGAACATAGCCATCCGCCGATCGGCTGCGGCTTGAGCTAGCACAAAGTCCTTCCACCACGAGTCCGGTAATTGATCCGCAGGCGGAAGGAGAAGAGAAGATGCGATCGGACTTGGCGCAATCCTACGGGCAGGACAGGCTGCCGCGCTACACCAGCTATCCCACAGCCCCACATTTCTCGCCGGGAATTGGCGAGGAAGACTATCGGAAATGGCTGAAGTCGGTGCCCGTCCGGCAACCGGCCTCGATCTACCTGCACGTGCCGTTCTGCCGATCGATGTGCTGGTACTGCGGATGCCACACCTCAGTCACGAAGCGTGACGATCCGATCGTGACCTATGTAGCCGGTCTGCGCACTGAAGCGGACCTTGTCGCCGAGACGATCGGCCAGAGATTGCCGATCTCGCATGTTCACTTCGGTGGCGGTACGCCGACGATCATGTCGCCCGAGGCGTTCGTGGACCTCGTCGGCGCGCTACGCTATTCGTTTTTCGTGCTTCCCGACGCCGAAATCGCCGTGGAAATCGACCCGCGTACGCTGACGGAACCGATGACGGAAGCGCTCGGCTACTGCGGCGTCAATCGCGCGAGCCTGGGCGTCCAGAGCTTCGATCCCGCGGTCCAACGCGCCATCAACCGGCTGCAGAGCTTCGAACAAACCGCAACTTCCGTCGAACGCCTGCGCCGGGTAGGCGTCCGTCGGATCAATTTCGACCTGCTCTACGGGTTGCCGCTACAAACGGTGGACTCGTGCCTCGACACCGTCGCCAGATGCGTCGAACTTCGGCCGGACCGCTTTTCAGTGTTCGGCTACGCCCATATTCCGTCGTTCAAGAAGCATCAGCGCAAGATCGCGGAGGACTCCTTGCCCGACAGCATCGAGCGGCACCTCCAGTCTGAAACGATCGCGGAAGCCTTGCTGGACGCAGGTTACGTCCGCATCGGCCTCGATCACTTCGCGCTTCCCGGCGACAGTCTCGCCATCGCGAGGCAGGACGGCAGGCTGAGGCGCAACTTCCAGGGCTATACCGACGATTCCGCCGACACGCTCATCGGTCTCGGCGCCAGCGCGATTGGCCGCATGCCGCAAGGATTCGTGCAGAATGTCGTTCCGACGCGCGACTATCTCACGCGCATCGCCGAAAATCGGCTCGCCACCGCCAAGGGATACGTGTTCACCGATGAAGATCGCTTCCGTGCTGATATCATCGAGCGCATCATGTGCGATCTTGCCGTCGATCTGCCCCGGGTATCGCGGTTGCATGGCCGCGACCTTCGATCCGCAATCGTCGACCGATCACGGATCGAGAGCCTCATCGCCGACGGCGCCGTGACGATGGTCGATGATCGGCTTTCGATCAGCGACGGTGCAGAATTCCTGGTTCGGAGCGTCGCGTCGGCGTTCGATGCCCATCTTGCCCATTCCGCAGCGACGCATAGCCGCGCGGTCTGACCCGAACGTCCTCATAGCGAGGCTGCCTGCTCATTCCTGCAAGGCTTCCTGACGCCGCGTGCGGATGGTGGGTAGCATGATCAGGACGACGGCTATGGCGGCCGCGGCGAGCAAGCTCGCCGACAATGGCGAGGTGAACAGCACGGAGACGTCGCCGCGCGAGAGCACCATGGCGCGGCGGAAGTTTTCCTCGATCGCGGGCCCCAGCACCAACCCGAGCAGGAGCGGCGCCGCCGGCAGTTGCAGCTTGATCAGCGCGTAGCCGAACACGCAGAACACGGCCGCTTCATAGACCTCGAAGGTGCCGCTGTTGATCGAGTAGACGCCGATCGAGCAGAACACCATGATCGCCGGAAACAGATAGCGATAGGGAATGGTGAGAAGCTTCACCCACAATCCAACCAGCGGAAGGTTCAGGATCAGCAGCATCAGATTTCCGAGCCACATCGAGACGATCAAGCCCCAGAACAAGGTGGGGTTCTTCGTCATAACCTCCGGGCCGGGCTGGATATTGTGGATGTTCATGGCCCCCACGATCAGCGCCATGACGACGTTGGAGGGAACGCCGAGCGTCAGCAGCGGAATGAACGAGGTCTGGGCGCCGGCATTGTTGGCCGACTCCGGGCCGGCGACGCCTTCAATCGCCCCCTTGCCGAACTGCTCCGGATGCTTCGACAGCTTCTTTTCCAGCGTGTAGGAAGCAAACGAGGACAGTACCGCGCCGCCACCCGGCAGCACGCCGAGCAGTGTGCCTAGCGCGGTACCGCGCAGCATCGCGGGAATCATGCGACGGAAATCGTCGCGCGTCGGAAACAGAT
This region includes:
- a CDS encoding DUF1858 domain-containing protein, encoding MKNHAVPTVDLMVDDVMRRWPSTIRVFLEFRMRCVGCPIATFHSVDEACDEHSVDAAAFLSKLQDMAKAA
- the nirK gene encoding copper-containing nitrite reductase, with the translated sequence MLTRRTALMGAAIAALMMTAPAVAGPADDLKLPRKKVELVAPPFVHAHEQATKTGPKIVEFKLTIREKEVVIDPAGTKFHAMTFDGSMPGPMMVLHEGDYMELTLVNPATNSMPHNIDLHSATGALGGGALTHVNPGEQVVLRWKATRPGVFVYHCAPEGMIPWHVVAGMHGTVMVLPRDGLKDADGKALRYDKIFYIGENELYVPKDANGKYKTYETIGESYGDTMEVMRKLIPSHVVFNGSVGSLTGKNALTAKVGETVMLVHSQANRDTRPHLIGGHGDYVWEAGKFNNPPQKDLETWFIRGGSAGAALYTFREPGVYAYVNHNLIEAVELGATAHIKVEGKWNEDLMKQVTPPGPIPPDKVGAADPVAVTR
- a CDS encoding SUMF1/EgtB/PvdO family nonheme iron enzyme, translating into MIIVMKVKVAMLAGALAAPILATAFAPTPQSDTDGVLRLASTSFSYRAAGDFSRNGRPVEGPLRGHRLPADLVVMKRQVTVAEYARCVDEGACPRIGASAGAQNVPVVGVSWHDASAYAVWLSRKTGIIHRLPTDEEWTFAAAEKARDEAMPLVDPSDPAQAWIARYETESARDRPAATAAQPGGTFGTNSNGLDDLAGNVWEWTNSCFVRVSLEGERERITNTNCGVRVVQGAHRSYMTDFIRDPRSGGCAAGVPPTNLGFRLVVEPSQSVAATAVRGVAKLLRRT
- the hemN gene encoding oxygen-independent coproporphyrinogen III oxidase, whose amino-acid sequence is MRSDLAQSYGQDRLPRYTSYPTAPHFSPGIGEEDYRKWLKSVPVRQPASIYLHVPFCRSMCWYCGCHTSVTKRDDPIVTYVAGLRTEADLVAETIGQRLPISHVHFGGGTPTIMSPEAFVDLVGALRYSFFVLPDAEIAVEIDPRTLTEPMTEALGYCGVNRASLGVQSFDPAVQRAINRLQSFEQTATSVERLRRVGVRRINFDLLYGLPLQTVDSCLDTVARCVELRPDRFSVFGYAHIPSFKKHQRKIAEDSLPDSIERHLQSETIAEALLDAGYVRIGLDHFALPGDSLAIARQDGRLRRNFQGYTDDSADTLIGLGASAIGRMPQGFVQNVVPTRDYLTRIAENRLATAKGYVFTDEDRFRADIIERIMCDLAVDLPRVSRLHGRDLRSAIVDRSRIESLIADGAVTMVDDRLSISDGAEFLVRSVASAFDAHLAHSAATHSRAV
- a CDS encoding tripartite tricarboxylate transporter permease, which translates into the protein MDLFHNLATGFSTAAQPANLLYAFFGCLLGTLIGVLPGLGPLATIAMLLPITYALPPESALIMLAGIYYGAQYGGSTTAIVVNLPGESSSVVTTIDGHQMAKQGRAGVALATAAIGSFFAGCVATLALAALAGPLAATALLFGPKEFFALMILGLILASVLSSGPFLEGIGMVVLGMLLSLVGTDLSSGTQRFAFGIPQLFDGLDFVPLAMGIFGFAEIVKNLEQDGKLSLVTQKIANLFPTRDDFRRMIPAMLRGTALGTLLGVLPGGGAVLSSFASYTLEKKLSKHPEQFGKGAIEGVAGPESANNAGAQTSFIPLLTLGVPSNVVMALIVGAMNIHNIQPGPEVMTKNPTLFWGLIVSMWLGNLMLLILNLPLVGLWVKLLTIPYRYLFPAIMVFCSIGVYSINSGTFEVYEAAVFCVFGYALIKLQLPAAPLLLGLVLGPAIEENFRRAMVLSRGDVSVLFTSPLSASLLAAAAIAVVLIMLPTIRTRRQEALQE